A region from the Arvicola amphibius chromosome 12, mArvAmp1.2, whole genome shotgun sequence genome encodes:
- the Snrpa1 gene encoding U2 small nuclear ribonucleoprotein A': MVKLTAELIEQAAQYTNAVRDRELDLRGYKIPVIENLGATLDQFDAIDFSDNEIRKLDGFPLLRRLKTLLVNNNRICRIGEGLDQALPCLTELILTNNSLVELGDLDPLASLKSLTYLSILRNPVTNKKHYRLYVIYKVPQVRVLDFQKVRLKERQEAEKMFKGKRGAQLAKDIARRSKTFNPGAGLPTDKKKGGPSAGDVEAIKNAIANASTLAEVERLKGLLQSGQIPGRERRPGPSDDGEEEMEEDTVTNGS, encoded by the exons ATGGTGAAGCTGACGGCGGAGCTGATCGAGCAGGCGGCGCAGTACACCAATGCTGTGCGGGACCGCGAGCTGGACCTTCGCG gatATAAAATTCCTGTCATTGAAAATCTGGGTGCTACCTTAGACCAATTTGATGCTATTGATTTTTCTGACAATGAGATCAGGAAACTGGATGGTTTTCCTTTATTGAGAAGGCTGAAAACATTATTAGTGAACAACAACAGAATTTG ccGTATAGGAGAGGGACTTGATCAGGCTCTGCCCTGTCTGACGGAGCTCATCCTCACCAACAACAGTCTAGTGGAACTG GGTGATCTGGATCCTTTGGCATCTCTCAAATCACTGACATATCTAAG CATCCTAAGAAATCCTGTGACAAATAAGAAGCATTACCGACTTTATGTGATCTACAAAGTCCCACAAGTCAGAGTACTGGACTTTCAGAAAGTGAGACTGAAA GAgcgtcaggaagcagagaaaatgttcAAGGGCAAACGGGGTGCACAGCTTGCAAAGGATATTGCCAGGAGAAGCAAAAC TTTTAATCCAGGTGCTGGTTTGCCAACTGACAAAAAGAAAGGTGGGCCATCTGCAGGGGATGTGGAAGCAATCAAG AATGCCATAGCAAATGCATCGACGCTGGCTGAGGTTGAGAGGCTGAAGGGCTTGCTGCAGTCTGGCCAAATACCTGGCAGAGAGCGCAGACCAG GTCCAAGTGATGATGgtgaagaagagatggaagaagacacAGTCACAAATGGGTCCTGA